One window of the Conexibacter sp. SYSU D00693 genome contains the following:
- a CDS encoding glycosyltransferase family 2 protein — protein sequence MPRPPVSVVLPFHGTTADAEEALAALRRLDLREEDEVLVVDNTGKGVVPQRDGVRVVDAPREPSSYYARNEGAAVARHEWLLLLDADCVPRPDLADRYFDEEPDERCGAVVGEVEAVEGQTALVARYARSRGHLGQKMHMEWPFRPWGVTANMLVRKAAWASVGGFQEGVRSGGDTEFSWRLQDAGWTLEYRPQAAVAHAHRESVKALARQAARYAAGRRWVMSRYPGSFERPTIARDLARCAAGIVVWTLTLQPQRALFKALDGVYVTARWPAFLLSNTPPGSQTVPRADIAVVAGAFPAQDDPAPLAVIDEQSAPTLVDAQARPVRVDRAAARRLAIRYAEDDGHLRRVEGLARLAARPWTLLRARRAVDGFGALLALAPRAHRLRLAGVRRIVAATSQDEPTARALRLLTGAH from the coding sequence ATGCCCCGACCGCCCGTGAGCGTGGTGCTGCCCTTCCACGGCACGACGGCCGATGCCGAGGAGGCACTGGCCGCGCTGCGCCGTCTGGACCTGCGCGAGGAGGACGAGGTCCTCGTCGTGGACAACACGGGCAAGGGCGTCGTCCCGCAGCGCGACGGCGTGCGCGTCGTCGACGCTCCGCGCGAGCCGTCGTCCTACTACGCGCGCAACGAAGGCGCCGCCGTCGCGCGCCACGAGTGGCTGCTGCTGCTCGACGCCGACTGCGTGCCGCGGCCTGACCTCGCCGACCGCTACTTCGACGAGGAGCCCGACGAGCGCTGCGGCGCGGTGGTGGGGGAGGTCGAGGCCGTCGAGGGCCAGACCGCGCTCGTCGCCCGCTACGCGCGATCGCGCGGCCACCTTGGCCAGAAGATGCACATGGAGTGGCCGTTCCGGCCCTGGGGCGTGACGGCGAACATGCTCGTGCGCAAGGCCGCCTGGGCCAGTGTCGGCGGCTTCCAGGAAGGCGTGCGCTCCGGCGGGGACACCGAGTTCTCCTGGCGGCTGCAGGACGCGGGCTGGACGCTCGAGTACCGCCCGCAGGCCGCCGTCGCCCACGCCCACCGCGAGTCGGTCAAGGCGCTGGCCCGTCAGGCCGCCCGCTACGCCGCGGGCCGGCGCTGGGTGATGTCGCGCTACCCCGGCTCCTTCGAGCGTCCGACGATCGCGCGAGACCTCGCCCGCTGCGCCGCGGGCATCGTCGTGTGGACGCTCACGCTCCAGCCCCAGCGCGCGCTGTTCAAGGCGCTCGACGGCGTGTACGTCACCGCGCGCTGGCCTGCCTTCCTGCTGAGCAACACGCCGCCGGGCTCGCAGACGGTGCCGCGAGCGGACATCGCCGTCGTCGCCGGCGCCTTCCCGGCGCAGGACGATCCCGCGCCGCTGGCAGTCATCGACGAGCAGAGCGCGCCGACGCTCGTCGATGCCCAGGCCAGGCCTGTGCGGGTGGACCGCGCCGCCGCGCGCCGCCTAGCCATCCGCTACGCGGAGGACGACGGCCACCTGCGCCGCGTCGAGGGCCTCGCGCGACTTGCGGCGCGACCTTGGACGCTGCTGCGAGCCCGGCGCGCCGTGGACGGCTTCGGCGCACTGCTCGCCCTCGCACCACGCGCTCACAGGCTGCGCCTCGCCGGCGTGCGCCGCATCGTGGCCGCCACGTCGCAGGACGAGCCTACGGCGAGAGCGCTGCGGCTGCTGACCGGCGCACACTAG